One window of Gammaproteobacteria bacterium genomic DNA carries:
- a CDS encoding TatD family hydrolase, translating into MFDSHCHLDFAEFDADREAVLADCRRLGVEGMLVPGVTAATWPRLLALTDAHPDVFPALGLHPMFIDEHRDAHLAELENLLQAGRAVAVGEIGLDFFLPQLDRQRQQYFFVEQLKLAQHYHLPLILHVRKAHDQVLAQLRRMTLVGGIVHAFGGSEQQAYQYIELGFKLGFGGAMTWPRAKKLQHLVATLPLESLLLETDAPDMPPVWAAGQRSSPQYLPQYARFIAQLRGVDESLIRRQTTETARRALGLA; encoded by the coding sequence ATGTTTGATTCTCACTGTCATCTGGATTTTGCCGAATTTGATGCCGACCGCGAGGCGGTGCTGGCCGACTGTCGTCGGCTGGGTGTCGAGGGCATGCTTGTTCCCGGTGTGACGGCGGCAACCTGGCCGCGACTGCTGGCGTTGACGGACGCGCATCCTGATGTGTTTCCTGCCTTGGGGTTGCATCCGATGTTTATTGACGAACATCGCGATGCGCATTTGGCCGAGCTTGAGAATTTATTGCAGGCGGGCCGCGCGGTGGCGGTAGGTGAAATCGGTCTGGATTTTTTCCTGCCGCAACTGGACCGGCAGCGGCAGCAGTATTTTTTTGTCGAACAACTCAAACTCGCCCAACACTATCACTTGCCGCTGATCCTGCATGTGCGCAAAGCGCATGATCAGGTGCTGGCGCAGTTGCGGCGCATGACACTGGTGGGCGGCATCGTACACGCCTTCGGTGGCAGTGAACAACAGGCATACCAATATATAGAGTTGGGTTTCAAGCTGGGTTTTGGTGGTGCCATGACCTGGCCACGCGCCAAAAAACTCCAACACCTTGTCGCAACCTTACCACTGGAATCCTTGCTGCTGGAAACCGATGCGCCGGACATGCCACCGGTCTGGGCGGCAGGTCAACGCAGCAGTCCGCAGTATTTGCCGCAGTACGCCCGATTCATTGCCCAGTTGCGTGGTGTGGATGAATCCTTGATTCGACGCCAAACAACGGAAACCGCACGCCGGGCGCTTGGATTGGCATAA